Proteins encoded together in one Armatimonadota bacterium window:
- the mazG gene encoding nucleoside triphosphate pyrophosphohydrolase: MPAQPDHRPKGEPARYTFDDLLRVMAELRGPQGCPWDRAQTPQSLRSFLLEETYELLDALDRDDAAAIREELGDLLLQVVFQSQMAAEAGRFDARDVVDALVRKLIARHPHVFGGERLDTPDEVLAHWYAAKRSARREPFDGIPRALPALAAAQKVLERAGELGFRWPDARAAAEQVRAEVAEVEEAAGPARAAEEVGDLLLAAVALAVPLRVDAEQALRDATRRFVERFARAQALAAAEGAPLESRTPAEMLAYWERAKR, from the coding sequence ATGCCCGCACAGCCGGACCACAGGCCCAAGGGCGAGCCCGCCCGCTACACCTTCGACGACCTCCTGCGGGTGATGGCCGAGCTGCGCGGCCCGCAGGGCTGCCCCTGGGACCGCGCCCAGACCCCCCAGAGCCTGCGCTCCTTCCTGCTCGAGGAGACCTACGAGCTGCTCGACGCCCTCGACCGCGACGACGCGGCCGCCATCCGCGAGGAGCTGGGGGACCTCCTGCTCCAGGTGGTCTTCCAGAGCCAGATGGCGGCCGAGGCGGGGCGGTTCGACGCGCGCGACGTGGTGGACGCGCTCGTGCGCAAGCTCATCGCCCGCCACCCGCACGTCTTCGGCGGCGAGCGCCTCGACACGCCCGACGAGGTCCTGGCCCACTGGTACGCGGCCAAGCGCAGCGCGCGCCGGGAGCCCTTCGACGGGATCCCGCGGGCGCTGCCGGCGCTGGCCGCCGCCCAGAAGGTCCTCGAGCGCGCAGGGGAGCTGGGCTTCCGCTGGCCGGACGCGCGGGCGGCCGCGGAGCAGGTGCGCGCGGAGGTCGCCGAGGTGGAGGAGGCGGCCGGACCGGCGCGCGCGGCCGAGGAGGTGGGCGACCTCCTCCTGGCCGCCGTCGCGCTGGCCGTCCCCCTGCGGGTGGACGCCGAGCAGGCCCTGCGGGACGCCACGCGCCGGTTCGTCGAGCGCTTCGCTCGCGCGCAGGCGCTGGCCGCGGCCGAGGGGGCGCCCCTGGAATCCCGCACGCCCGCGGAGATGCTGGCCTACTGGGAGCGGGCGAAGCGGTGA
- a CDS encoding peptidylprolyl isomerase — protein sequence MTVTAQRRTTTVLLLGAALLAATALAYALTFGADLTATLPRVTIAGRTVGGEVGWRLPGLRGGVAVAALVNGRPIYWSQVDAQVAQAAAQFGLDLSGERGRAQRRQIERVVLDQLVNQELILQAARRRGLVATDAEVAEEVRQVTERLGGEEGFRAALAQRGLTMPEVRRILRLNLTVRKLRPAVTSVQVTEAEVRQAFERRRAEYDRPEQVRVSHILARAESPQQERAALAKIRLVQARLQRGEAFADLARRFSDDPGSREAGGHLGLVSRGTLVPEFERAAFALPPGQVSQPVRTPFGYHLILVHEKQPARRATYAEARVQVRARLVEERQEAAFRRWLEAERRQAAIRRFDRPTS from the coding sequence GTGACCGTGACAGCGCAGCGCCGCACGACGACCGTCCTGCTGCTCGGCGCGGCCTTGCTCGCCGCCACCGCGCTGGCCTACGCCCTGACCTTCGGTGCCGACCTGACCGCCACGCTGCCGCGCGTCACCATCGCGGGGCGCACGGTGGGGGGCGAGGTGGGATGGCGCCTCCCCGGCCTGCGCGGAGGGGTGGCCGTGGCCGCGCTGGTGAACGGCCGGCCCATCTACTGGTCCCAGGTGGACGCCCAGGTGGCGCAGGCGGCCGCGCAGTTCGGCCTGGACCTCTCCGGCGAGCGCGGCCGGGCGCAGCGCCGCCAGATCGAGCGGGTGGTGCTCGACCAGCTGGTGAACCAGGAGCTGATCCTGCAGGCGGCGCGCCGCCGGGGGCTCGTGGCCACGGACGCGGAGGTGGCCGAGGAGGTCCGGCAGGTGACCGAGCGCCTCGGCGGCGAGGAGGGCTTCCGGGCGGCCCTGGCCCAGCGCGGCCTGACCATGCCGGAGGTGCGCCGCATCCTGCGGTTGAACCTCACCGTGCGCAAGCTGCGGCCGGCCGTGACCAGCGTGCAGGTCACCGAGGCGGAGGTGCGGCAGGCCTTTGAGCGGCGGCGCGCCGAGTACGACCGGCCGGAGCAGGTGCGGGTCAGCCACATCCTGGCCCGCGCCGAGTCCCCGCAGCAGGAGCGCGCGGCGCTGGCGAAGATCCGGCTGGTCCAGGCCCGGCTCCAGCGCGGGGAGGCCTTCGCCGATCTGGCCCGGCGCTTCTCCGACGACCCGGGCTCCCGGGAGGCCGGCGGCCACCTGGGACTCGTCAGCCGCGGCACGCTGGTCCCGGAGTTCGAGCGCGCCGCCTTCGCCCTGCCCCCGGGACAGGTGAGCCAGCCGGTGCGCACCCCCTTCGGCTACCACCTGATCCTGGTCCACGAGAAGCAGCCCGCCCGGCGGGCCACCTACGCGGAGGCGCGGGTGCAGGTGCGGGCGCGCCTGGTTGAGGAGCGGCAGGAGGCGGCGTTCCGCCGCTGGCTGGAGGCGGAGCGCCGCCAGGCGGCCATCCGCCGCTTCGACCGGCCCACCTCCTGA